The following are from one region of the Alicyclobacillus fastidiosus genome:
- a CDS encoding MFS transporter has product MSRENLLQRRAVHWLGMAGLGRNIGYGANKVFTAPMLESLKASQPLIGFILGLEGLIGLLMNPLMGWLSDHTTKPGFRRKIYVGICLPGAALAWLLFYFLHSQIPAMLLIVIFYLFQQSSVSPYQAWMPEIVPPTKWGVASGILNLWWLAGNLIAFLVVPMVWTVNHVASFVLTSALMVFGGLATVLGVPEPVVAPLHYRTNKISYKALLQRDLVLFFIVHFLSWLSYEALASFFTMFMVHVVKGSQMDAAFAMALFTATGIVAAFLVGRVYRKMSPKILLSISLLCYGVLSLAGLVVHSLTDVFMVVGIEGVFWSMNLTVSFALASDLLHQIVHNEQLEERLRGGLYGVTTIMESAGLMIAAPLSGVVISWSGSYSGVFLVSASSSIVSIVFVLGIRLMKPSDITVEGNMDQSIRKNL; this is encoded by the coding sequence ATGTCTCGCGAGAACCTACTTCAGAGGCGGGCTGTTCATTGGTTAGGCATGGCAGGTTTAGGAAGAAACATCGGTTATGGCGCCAACAAGGTCTTTACAGCTCCCATGCTTGAGTCTCTCAAGGCGTCGCAACCCCTCATCGGCTTTATCCTCGGATTAGAAGGGCTTATCGGTCTATTGATGAATCCTCTCATGGGCTGGCTTAGCGATCATACTACCAAACCTGGGTTCCGACGCAAAATCTACGTGGGAATTTGCCTTCCAGGCGCTGCGCTAGCGTGGTTGTTATTTTATTTTCTACATAGTCAGATACCCGCCATGCTTCTCATCGTCATTTTCTACTTGTTTCAGCAGAGCTCTGTGAGCCCCTATCAAGCGTGGATGCCCGAAATCGTCCCTCCAACTAAATGGGGTGTGGCATCAGGTATCTTGAATTTGTGGTGGCTAGCTGGAAACCTCATAGCGTTCCTGGTTGTCCCGATGGTCTGGACAGTGAATCACGTTGCATCTTTTGTGTTGACATCTGCGCTGATGGTATTTGGCGGCCTCGCAACTGTACTTGGTGTACCCGAACCCGTCGTAGCTCCCCTACATTACCGCACAAACAAGATTTCTTACAAAGCGTTACTACAACGTGATCTCGTTTTGTTTTTTATTGTCCATTTTTTATCATGGTTATCTTATGAAGCACTCGCATCGTTTTTTACGATGTTTATGGTTCATGTCGTCAAGGGATCGCAAATGGATGCAGCTTTTGCTATGGCCCTATTTACTGCAACAGGCATCGTGGCGGCTTTTCTGGTGGGGCGTGTGTATCGTAAGATGTCTCCCAAAATTCTACTCTCGATCTCACTCCTTTGTTATGGTGTTCTCTCGCTCGCTGGACTCGTGGTCCATAGTTTGACAGATGTCTTTATGGTCGTCGGAATAGAGGGTGTGTTCTGGTCGATGAACTTGACGGTATCGTTTGCACTGGCATCAGACCTGCTCCATCAAATCGTCCACAACGAACAGCTGGAGGAGCGTTTACGTGGTGGGTTGTACGGCGTTACTACGATTATGGAATCAGCTGGTTTAATGATAGCCGCTCCGTTATCCGGAGTCGTCATTTCCTGGTCGGGCAGCTATTCCGGGGTGTTCCTTGTGAGTGCAAGCAGTAGCATTGTGTCCATCGTCTTTGTCTTAGGCATACGTTTGATGAAGCCATCTGATATAACAGTAGAAGGAAACATGGATCAGTCGATCAGAAAAAATTTGTAG
- a CDS encoding LysE family transporter — MTGVIFSLANPFGIAFWGGIGGGFASHVAGMTLIDKLLFLFLGFSVGAFAWCIGISALVAWSRKFIGEKLLRGIFTVSSLAMAYFALEMLWTLIHSALYPLFAHRLRLKSSQ, encoded by the coding sequence ATCACAGGAGTCATTTTTTCGTTAGCTAACCCGTTTGGCATCGCTTTTTGGGGTGGCATTGGTGGTGGATTTGCTAGTCATGTCGCAGGCATGACATTGATTGATAAACTGCTGTTCTTATTCCTTGGTTTTTCCGTTGGAGCATTTGCTTGGTGTATAGGTATTTCGGCGTTGGTAGCATGGTCACGTAAATTTATTGGTGAAAAGTTGCTACGTGGCATTTTTACAGTATCGAGTTTGGCTATGGCCTATTTCGCACTGGAAATGTTATGGACGTTAATTCACAGTGCGCTTTATCCTCTATTTGCTCATCGTTTAAGATTGAAATCAAGCCAATAG
- a CDS encoding DUF3231 family protein — translation MTTARLSSAELSGLWETYLQETMSVCMLKYLLKDIRDTEVMLPVSKALKLSETHIDQIIRIFNSEKVPIPVGFTDEDIDLTAPPLFYELFPLSFVYAMSRMGMINFSFVLSSVARPDIRQFFTYCLEDTIGLYNDSTSLILSKGIYDRPPMIPYPTKREFVEQQTTYMLGFLGNHRPLNGIELSEIFLNIERNYFSVLLCMGLQQVVNDPEINKYIAKGRKISEDQIKFFNDLLLKEDALGTVPVSMEVTESSKPPFSDKLIVALFHSLNSIDITLLGHALSLSLRADLAAQYSKLIARILAYGTEGYHIMVSRKWLEQPPQQTNRKEAVKKYKL, via the coding sequence ATGACTACTGCCAGACTATCGAGTGCAGAACTTAGCGGACTATGGGAAACATATTTACAGGAAACAATGTCTGTTTGTATGCTCAAGTATCTCCTAAAGGATATTCGGGATACCGAAGTCATGTTACCTGTTAGTAAAGCATTAAAATTATCGGAAACGCACATCGATCAAATTATTCGTATATTCAATTCCGAAAAGGTCCCTATACCAGTAGGGTTTACTGACGAGGATATTGATTTAACGGCTCCCCCTCTGTTTTATGAGCTGTTCCCCCTTAGTTTTGTTTACGCCATGAGCCGAATGGGGATGATCAATTTCTCGTTTGTACTATCCAGTGTTGCTAGACCAGATATAAGACAGTTCTTTACGTATTGTTTAGAAGACACAATTGGATTGTACAACGATAGCACCTCGTTAATTCTATCCAAAGGCATATATGACCGCCCGCCCATGATACCTTACCCAACCAAGAGGGAATTTGTTGAACAACAAACAACTTACATGTTGGGGTTTTTAGGGAATCACCGTCCGCTGAACGGTATAGAACTCAGCGAAATATTTCTTAATATTGAAAGGAATTATTTTTCGGTACTGCTCTGCATGGGTCTTCAACAGGTCGTGAATGACCCAGAGATTAATAAGTACATTGCCAAGGGAAGAAAAATATCAGAGGATCAAATCAAGTTTTTTAATGATCTTCTCCTGAAAGAAGACGCTTTAGGCACTGTTCCTGTGAGCATGGAAGTGACGGAATCCAGTAAGCCTCCATTTTCAGATAAGTTAATTGTTGCCTTGTTTCACTCTTTGAACTCCATCGACATTACCCTACTCGGTCACGCTCTGTCTCTATCCCTCAGAGCAGATCTGGCGGCTCAATACAGCAAGTTAATCGCACGAATTTTAGCATACGGTACAGAAGGATACCACATTATGGTGAGTAGAAAGTGGCTAGAGCAACCGCCCCAGCAAACAAATCGGAAAGAGGCCGTTAAAAAGTACAAACTTTAG
- a CDS encoding LysE family transporter translates to MLAFVVTACLLGFVYSAAPGAVNTEALRRGLQRGFVASFLVQIGALLGDLVWAMIGLTGVALVFHFLSLQIILGIAGVAFLLRMAWLSFLDGRKPLDLNPNHN, encoded by the coding sequence ATGTTAGCTTTCGTAGTTACAGCATGTTTACTTGGTTTTGTTTATAGTGCAGCTCCAGGCGCAGTGAATACTGAAGCACTACGCAGGGGATTGCAGAGAGGTTTTGTCGCTTCCTTTTTGGTTCAAATTGGTGCTCTTTTAGGGGATTTGGTCTGGGCAATGATTGGTTTAACGGGCGTTGCGCTTGTATTCCACTTTTTGTCTTTACAGATTATTTTGGGCATCGCAGGAGTAGCCTTTTTACTTCGAATGGCATGGTTATCCTTTTTAGACGGTCGAAAGCCACTTGATTTAAATCCGAACCATAATTAA
- a CDS encoding protease pro-enzyme activation domain-containing protein has translation MTKPMHRWMAIAAVGTLASVMAPAVAFADTTSSQAIPQGVGPGVLQQASYFGDTDPNTPVTVDIVMKLQNQGQLAQFINQTTTPGRGFRQYLSTSSFASKYAPNPQIASAIQTYLRAYGIQSTVYSDKLVITATGTAGQFNKAFNISLMNASLHGKKFHATKTPPQAPPSIANSILCILGLSNYSDFTSQAVKPLSTSGSTEPNADSAPSALMPSDLEQQYDVTPLYKQGATGQGQTIGIVSLADFNPSDAEYFWNYNHIQTKANRIHVYDVDGGSGLSEADGSDETSLDVEQSGALAPQADINVYVGPNSDTGFVDAFAKSISDDAVQELSVSWGESETAIASAVQQNLETPQYAQVFNQLFMEAAAQGISTFAAAGDDGAYSAARDNGTYNLSVLNPADSPYITAAGGTTLPVLEAAQFGVTKQRAWGYDYLYSFLAQLGYPPLNPYSFAGGGGGFSTVFATPDYQQGVSGVNRYTAVQWWTPSADGTTTTFNSTPQIVTGTGSGRNLPDLSMNADPESGYSVYFSLPTTDGSSDLDTGWSQYGGTSFVAPQLAGLSALINSADHTQVGFWNPQIYRFAQQHNSPLHPLDDTGTSNDNIYYTGTAGTIYNQATGLGTPDVAQLASSFR, from the coding sequence CGGAGATACCGACCCAAATACGCCCGTCACTGTGGACATTGTGATGAAGTTGCAAAACCAAGGCCAACTCGCCCAATTCATCAACCAGACCACGACACCTGGCCGGGGTTTCCGTCAATACTTAAGCACGAGCAGTTTCGCATCGAAATATGCGCCCAATCCTCAAATTGCGAGCGCGATTCAAACATATTTGCGCGCGTACGGCATCCAGTCGACCGTCTACTCAGACAAACTCGTTATTACCGCGACAGGCACAGCCGGGCAATTCAATAAAGCGTTTAACATCTCGCTCATGAACGCAAGTTTACATGGAAAAAAATTCCATGCGACCAAAACGCCGCCACAGGCCCCACCAAGTATTGCGAATAGCATCCTGTGCATCCTTGGCTTGTCGAACTACTCCGACTTTACGTCACAGGCGGTGAAGCCGCTGAGCACGTCGGGATCGACCGAGCCAAACGCCGATTCCGCGCCATCCGCCCTGATGCCAAGTGACCTCGAACAACAGTACGACGTCACGCCTCTTTACAAACAAGGTGCGACGGGTCAAGGGCAGACGATTGGCATCGTCTCGCTGGCTGACTTCAATCCATCGGACGCAGAATACTTTTGGAATTATAACCACATTCAAACGAAAGCCAATCGCATCCACGTGTATGACGTCGATGGCGGCTCGGGGCTCAGCGAGGCGGATGGTTCCGACGAGACCTCCCTCGACGTCGAGCAATCAGGCGCGCTTGCTCCACAGGCGGACATCAACGTATACGTCGGGCCCAACTCGGACACCGGCTTTGTCGACGCCTTTGCCAAGTCTATTTCGGATGACGCCGTTCAAGAGCTGTCCGTCAGCTGGGGTGAAAGTGAAACGGCCATCGCGAGCGCCGTCCAGCAAAATCTTGAAACGCCACAATACGCTCAAGTGTTTAACCAGCTCTTTATGGAGGCCGCCGCACAGGGCATTTCCACCTTTGCCGCCGCAGGGGATGACGGCGCGTACTCTGCAGCACGCGACAATGGAACCTATAACCTGTCCGTCTTAAATCCCGCGGACAGCCCGTATATCACGGCGGCCGGCGGCACGACCTTGCCCGTGCTCGAGGCCGCACAATTCGGCGTCACGAAGCAACGCGCATGGGGATACGACTATCTCTACTCGTTCCTGGCTCAACTAGGCTATCCACCGCTAAACCCGTACAGCTTTGCCGGAGGTGGCGGCGGATTTAGTACCGTTTTTGCGACTCCCGACTACCAGCAGGGCGTATCCGGTGTCAATCGCTATACGGCCGTGCAGTGGTGGACGCCAAGTGCAGACGGGACGACGACGACGTTCAACTCGACGCCACAGATCGTCACCGGTACAGGGTCCGGCCGAAATCTACCGGATCTATCAATGAATGCGGATCCCGAATCGGGCTACTCCGTATACTTCAGTTTGCCGACGACCGATGGATCGAGCGATCTCGACACGGGCTGGTCGCAATACGGCGGAACGAGTTTTGTGGCGCCTCAACTCGCAGGGCTGTCCGCCCTCATCAATAGCGCAGATCACACGCAAGTCGGTTTCTGGAACCCACAAATTTACCGATTTGCACAACAGCATAACTCGCCATTACACCCGCTGGACGACACGGGCACAAGCAATGACAACATCTATTACACCGGTACCGCTGGCACGATTTACAACCAGGCAACAGGTTTGGGCACGCCGGATGTCGCACAACTCGCAAGCAGCTTCCGCTAA
- a CDS encoding extradiol ring-cleavage dioxygenase, producing MMNPFVFACITPHGLPILEELSQGTPQLMASTRSSMKQLGTWMREANPETIVVLTPHGLKIDGMFSVTDSSYLAGEMSEQTVAGMVGERRADKGVTVEFSRAVDRDLAKRIVAAAEEAALPVGDLNFATAAGPFSTLPLDWGVMVPLYFMPNVPIVVVTPSRRISYEDHLRFGAMLGEQVRRSGKRVGLIASCDWSHAHDENGPYGYHEDAVELDRQVVALLKEDELEKMTEFTAEMIDHAKPDGIWQSLILAGAIPREARNSTFLSYEVPTYFGMLTVAYHAQ from the coding sequence ATGATGAATCCGTTTGTATTCGCTTGTATCACGCCACACGGACTTCCGATCCTCGAAGAGTTGTCACAGGGTACTCCACAGTTGATGGCCTCCACGCGCTCTAGTATGAAGCAACTCGGGACCTGGATGCGGGAGGCGAACCCGGAGACGATTGTCGTGCTCACACCGCACGGATTGAAGATAGACGGCATGTTTTCCGTCACCGATTCGTCCTATCTCGCTGGAGAGATGTCGGAGCAGACGGTTGCAGGTATGGTCGGTGAACGCCGGGCCGATAAAGGGGTGACGGTGGAGTTCAGCCGCGCGGTCGATCGCGACCTAGCAAAACGTATCGTCGCGGCTGCAGAGGAAGCCGCCCTGCCTGTGGGGGATCTGAATTTCGCCACCGCCGCAGGCCCTTTTTCGACGCTGCCGCTCGACTGGGGCGTGATGGTTCCCCTCTACTTCATGCCGAACGTCCCAATTGTGGTCGTCACCCCGTCCCGCCGCATCTCCTACGAAGACCATCTTCGCTTTGGTGCGATGTTAGGCGAACAAGTAAGACGATCAGGCAAGCGAGTCGGCCTCATCGCCAGCTGTGATTGGTCGCATGCGCATGACGAGAATGGACCGTACGGCTACCACGAAGATGCAGTGGAATTGGATCGGCAGGTGGTAGCGTTGCTCAAAGAGGACGAACTCGAAAAGATGACGGAGTTTACGGCGGAGATGATCGATCACGCCAAGCCTGACGGCATTTGGCAATCCCTGATTTTGGCCGGCGCCATCCCGCGCGAAGCCAGGAACAGCACGTTCTTATCATACGAAGTCCCAACTTATTTCGGGATGTTGACCGTTGCGTACCACGCTCAATGA
- a CDS encoding phosphatidylglycerophosphatase A: MSRNVGTQVTIDALKSRGVEIEDIADLTFFLQKDYISDLNMKQCIESVERVLTKHEVQNAILTGIELDTLAEDGLLKRPLLDVIQRDESLYGVDEILALSILNLYGTIGYTNYGYIDKLKHGILGPLNDKSTGKVNTFLDDLVGAVAAAASSRIAHNHDGELYS; encoded by the coding sequence GTGTCACGGAATGTGGGGACACAAGTCACCATCGACGCGCTGAAAAGTCGGGGCGTGGAGATCGAGGATATTGCCGACTTAACATTTTTTCTGCAGAAGGATTACATATCGGATTTGAACATGAAGCAGTGTATCGAAAGCGTCGAGCGCGTGCTTACCAAGCACGAAGTGCAAAATGCAATTCTCACTGGCATCGAGCTCGATACACTCGCCGAGGATGGGCTGCTCAAGCGTCCTCTGCTCGACGTGATCCAGCGGGACGAAAGCCTGTATGGAGTGGATGAAATTCTTGCACTGTCCATCCTCAATCTTTACGGAACCATTGGTTATACCAACTACGGGTACATCGACAAACTCAAGCACGGAATTCTGGGGCCACTCAACGATAAGTCGACAGGGAAGGTCAACACGTTCTTAGACGATCTCGTCGGCGCCGTCGCAGCCGCCGCTTCCAGTCGAATCGCACACAATCACGATGGCGAATTGTACTCGTAG
- a CDS encoding methyltransferase domain-containing protein: MEHQDVKQTVQDQFGRTASAYVKSDTHAHGTDLALLVEWLAPTKTALALDIATGGGHVAKSLAPHVHSVFATDLTKSMLAAAREHIRQERHQNVQFVLADAESLPFLDQTFDLVTCRIAAHHFPHPDEFVKEVSRVLKPGGAFLLIDNIAPEEPHLAAFLNGFERLRDSGHVRCLSLSEWTQLMESTGLHIEKQRVRKKPFEFLPWVRRMAQSEQQIEEVERCFINATAEQQKYFDLTFAEGRLASFRTDECMILCKKTS, encoded by the coding sequence ATGGAGCATCAAGATGTCAAACAAACCGTTCAGGATCAGTTTGGCAGAACGGCAAGCGCCTATGTAAAAAGTGATACCCACGCACACGGCACCGATCTCGCCCTGCTCGTCGAATGGCTCGCCCCGACGAAGACAGCTCTTGCCCTGGACATCGCCACTGGCGGCGGCCACGTAGCCAAATCCCTTGCGCCCCATGTACACTCAGTATTCGCCACAGATTTGACCAAGTCCATGTTGGCAGCGGCCCGAGAACATATCCGGCAAGAAAGACATCAGAATGTGCAATTCGTACTGGCGGATGCAGAGTCCCTTCCATTTCTGGATCAGACGTTCGATCTCGTCACGTGCCGCATTGCCGCTCACCATTTCCCACATCCGGACGAGTTCGTAAAGGAGGTTTCACGCGTTCTCAAGCCTGGGGGAGCATTCCTTTTGATTGACAACATTGCACCGGAAGAACCCCACCTCGCTGCCTTTTTAAACGGATTTGAAAGGCTGCGGGACAGTGGACATGTGCGATGCCTGTCGTTGAGCGAATGGACACAGCTGATGGAGTCCACTGGGTTACACATTGAAAAGCAGCGAGTGCGCAAGAAGCCGTTTGAGTTTCTCCCTTGGGTTCGCCGCATGGCACAATCGGAACAACAAATCGAGGAAGTGGAGCGCTGCTTCATCAATGCTACTGCAGAACAACAAAAATACTTTGACCTTACGTTTGCCGAGGGACGTCTTGCATCATTTCGAACGGACGAGTGCATGATTCTGTGCAAAAAGACATCTTGA
- a CDS encoding aldo/keto reductase: MKYTRLLKSGLEVSNITFGCWELGGGQWEKESDEINIQAIQTAFEMGITSFDTAEGYGKGHSETIVGTALEGRRKDVVIATKVSPDHLRPDDIRRSVEQSLKRLCTDYIDIYYVHWPNKDIPLADTMNEFRRLREEGVIRAVAASNFSLEQLKEAMTVTYVDAIQPEYSLLHRGIERDVLPYCRDHSIGVLTYSSIAKGILSGAYHLGEARQIHDDDFRRNRRLFLKEHLEQETELVLLLKDIAEQHGVTPSEIAIAWLLHQRGVTSAIVGTQNIDHLRSNARAVDITLTNEQLTALDETSRKVLIAIDGRD; this comes from the coding sequence GTGAAGTACACACGGCTCTTGAAGAGTGGTTTAGAAGTCTCAAATATCACGTTCGGTTGTTGGGAACTAGGCGGCGGACAGTGGGAAAAGGAGAGCGACGAAATCAACATCCAGGCCATCCAGACGGCATTTGAGATGGGGATCACGTCGTTTGATACCGCTGAAGGGTACGGAAAGGGCCATTCCGAAACCATTGTCGGTACTGCACTTGAAGGTCGTCGCAAAGATGTGGTCATCGCGACCAAAGTGTCACCTGATCACCTTCGCCCCGACGACATTCGCAGATCCGTTGAACAAAGTCTCAAGCGGCTGTGCACCGACTACATCGATATCTACTACGTGCACTGGCCAAACAAAGACATTCCGCTTGCCGACACGATGAACGAATTCCGTAGGCTGCGTGAAGAAGGCGTCATTCGAGCCGTCGCCGCGTCCAACTTTTCGCTCGAACAACTGAAAGAGGCTATGACCGTTACGTACGTAGACGCCATCCAACCGGAATACAGTCTCTTGCATCGCGGCATCGAGAGAGATGTGCTCCCGTATTGTCGCGACCATTCCATTGGTGTACTCACCTACAGCTCCATCGCCAAAGGTATCCTCAGCGGTGCTTACCACCTCGGTGAGGCTCGGCAGATCCATGACGACGACTTCCGCCGCAACCGTCGTTTGTTCCTCAAAGAACACCTAGAGCAGGAAACGGAGCTGGTACTCCTGCTCAAAGACATCGCAGAGCAACACGGTGTCACACCATCTGAAATCGCCATCGCCTGGCTCTTGCACCAAAGGGGGGTCACCTCCGCCATCGTAGGTACACAGAACATCGATCACTTGCGGAGTAACGCTCGAGCAGTCGACATTACGCTCACAAACGAGCAGCTGACAGCGCTCGACGAGACGAGTCGAAAGGTACTCATCGCGATCGACGGGCGTGACTGA
- a CDS encoding bifunctional 4-hydroxy-2-oxoglutarate aldolase/2-dehydro-3-deoxy-phosphogluconate aldolase, which produces MTSGQVSQLLERARVVAVIRKLSPDILEPVVGALVQGGIQALEITMDSASAAQAIESIRARYGSGVTVGAGTVLSLAQLDLAMEAGAEFLVCPHFDTALMERANQLGMSIIPGVLTPTEVQMARSAGAEVVKIFPAGSVGPSYIKDLLGPFDGLKIMATGGITEQNAVEFLDAGVMAIGVGSALFPKVDVESKNWKAIQQRTQRVIQRVHG; this is translated from the coding sequence ATGACGAGTGGACAAGTCAGCCAACTTCTCGAGCGGGCGCGGGTGGTTGCAGTCATTCGGAAACTTTCACCGGACATTTTGGAACCTGTTGTGGGAGCGCTTGTTCAAGGCGGGATTCAGGCGCTGGAGATCACCATGGACTCAGCATCTGCTGCACAGGCGATTGAATCGATTCGCGCGAGGTACGGTTCGGGCGTGACTGTCGGTGCAGGTACAGTGTTGTCACTCGCACAACTGGACTTGGCGATGGAGGCGGGCGCCGAATTTCTCGTCTGCCCGCACTTCGACACTGCGTTGATGGAACGCGCTAATCAGTTAGGAATGAGTATCATTCCTGGCGTGCTCACACCGACAGAAGTTCAGATGGCTCGATCCGCCGGAGCAGAGGTCGTGAAAATTTTCCCGGCAGGGTCCGTTGGACCATCGTATATCAAAGATTTGCTCGGTCCGTTTGACGGCTTAAAAATCATGGCTACAGGCGGAATCACGGAACAAAATGCGGTCGAGTTCCTCGACGCCGGTGTGATGGCCATTGGGGTGGGGAGTGCCTTGTTTCCCAAGGTGGACGTGGAAAGCAAAAACTGGAAGGCTATTCAGCAGCGGACACAACGCGTCATTCAGCGTGTGCACGGCTAG
- a CDS encoding asparaginase: MDRPFAYVTRGGIIESVHSGVIAVMSSEGKLLGEYGDSTLVTFARSACKPLQAIPLVESGAMESFSFEEPDLALFCASHSSEAQHTDRVERILARIGLDESYLQCGAHIPHSMQTYDRLVQAGKTLTSLYSNCSGKHSGMLAYTKHVGADVSTYHHVEHPLQQEILQVVSDLTEVAKDDIVIGVDGCGVPVHALPVQNWARGYAGFADPGRFQHGEAMARISTAMRAYPALVGGTDRFDTDLMTATHGRVLAKGGAEGFMMVVVPELRVGIALKVLDGNARAIPPVVIQTLDALGALSSSELESLHKYQRPEIKNTRGEVVGEVVADFQLTLS; encoded by the coding sequence ATGGATAGACCGTTTGCATACGTGACGCGTGGAGGGATCATCGAGAGTGTCCACTCTGGCGTCATCGCGGTGATGTCAAGTGAGGGAAAGCTACTAGGGGAATACGGGGATTCAACGCTCGTTACGTTCGCGAGGAGCGCGTGTAAACCGCTTCAGGCGATTCCACTCGTGGAGTCGGGTGCCATGGAGTCGTTTTCGTTCGAAGAACCCGATCTTGCGCTGTTTTGCGCTTCACACAGCAGTGAAGCACAGCACACGGACAGAGTGGAGCGAATCCTCGCGCGGATCGGTTTAGACGAATCGTACTTACAGTGTGGTGCGCATATCCCGCACAGCATGCAGACGTATGATCGGCTCGTTCAAGCCGGTAAGACGCTCACTTCACTGTACAGCAATTGCTCAGGCAAGCATTCGGGGATGTTGGCGTACACGAAGCACGTCGGTGCAGACGTTTCCACTTATCACCACGTCGAACATCCGTTGCAACAAGAGATTTTACAGGTCGTCTCTGATCTGACGGAGGTGGCGAAGGACGACATTGTCATTGGGGTTGACGGCTGCGGCGTGCCCGTTCACGCGCTGCCTGTACAGAATTGGGCGAGAGGGTACGCGGGTTTTGCTGACCCGGGACGGTTTCAACACGGTGAAGCCATGGCCAGGATCTCGACTGCGATGCGCGCCTATCCAGCGTTGGTCGGTGGGACGGATCGATTTGACACCGACTTGATGACGGCGACGCATGGCCGCGTTTTGGCCAAGGGAGGTGCAGAGGGATTCATGATGGTCGTCGTTCCGGAGTTACGGGTGGGCATCGCGCTGAAAGTGCTCGACGGCAATGCACGAGCTATTCCACCGGTTGTCATTCAGACACTCGACGCTTTAGGTGCGCTGTCTTCCTCCGAGCTCGAGTCGCTGCACAAATATCAGCGGCCAGAGATTAAAAACACGCGTGGCGAAGTCGTCGGGGAAGTGGTGGCAGATTTTCAACTCACCCTCTCATAA